Sequence from the Bacillus sp. es.036 genome:
GCACGAGATCAATCTTGTTTTTCTCTGCTTCTTCAATTTCGCCACGATCTTCACGAATTTCTGGGGGAATATAAGCGAGCCCAAAATGACCATAAAATTCTTTCTCATTTTCAAACGTGATGACTTCGCCTGTTTCAACAGACTCTACTCCATATTCACTAATTTTCTCGCCTTTCTTCTTAGCAATTTGTCTCATCTTCACATTATGAGCTTGTGAACCAGTAAAATGGTGTAGGGTTGAAGCGAATTCTTCTGGCTTTACAAGTCTAAAATCTACCGAGACACCATATTCATCATCTAGCTCAAGCGTGATTTTCGTATCTCCTTTGACGATGATTTTTGAAATCCCTTCTAGTTCAAGGAGTTTTTCTGATACATCAGCAGAAGCAGTCGTAGCAATAATAAAGTCGAGGTCTTTAATGGTTTCCCTCACACGACGCAAACTGCCTGCCCGTGCAAACTTTTCGATTTGCTCCAATTCACTTAGTTGTCGTTCAATCTTTTCTGCAAGTGGAAGCATGTAAGCAATTGAAAGTCGCTCAGGTCGTTTTCCTGCTTCTTCGATCGCCTCTAAGATCTTCTCCTCACTTTTCTTTCCAAACCCAGGAAGTTCTTGAATTTGTTGCGCTTCACATGCGTTTTTTAATGTAGCCATATCAATAACACCAAGTTCTTTGTAGAGCTTAGCCAGTTTTTTTCCACCAAGACCTGGTAATTTCAATAAAGGTACAAGACCAGACGGCACTTCATTTTTCAAAGTCTCAAGCGTTTCTGACTCGCCATTTTCAAGAATCTCGTTTATGACCGCTGCCGTCCCTTTTCCAATTCCATTAAGCTCAGCCGGATCTTCAATTTGTTCCATGCTCCGATCATCCGTTTCCAGCGCACGTGCCGCCTTACGAAAAGCTGATATTTTAAAAGGATTTTCTCCTTTAAGTTCCATATAAACCGCAATATCTTCTAAAAAACGAATCACATTCTTCTTATTCATCCCATACTTACCTCCATAAAAAGATCATTACTACTATCGTATCCATAAACCCAAACAAATCCAATTATTTTTACTTGAAAAGCGGAAGCGCCTTGCTTATCCCCGACAAGCATAAGACGAGCCTATATGTGGCGCTCTTTGCCACAATTAGGATTGGCTTATGACCTCGAGGGGATAGGCGCTGCAGCTAGACATGAAAAGCGGAAGCGCCCCGTTTAGGTCCGACAAGCGCTGGAACCATTCGATTTGAACACGCTCTTTGTGTTCAGAGCGAAAGGTGAAGCGACTCGAGGACCTGGGCGCTGCAGCTAGACATTGAAAAGCGGAAGCGCCCCGTTTAGGTCCGACAAGCGCTGGAACCTTTGTATTTACAAACAAATAACCCTTCTAGTTGAAGGGTTATGCGACATGGGTACTCCATAAATCTTTTATTTGTTCCGTTAACACCGGGGTATGTTTAACGATGCTTTCTGCAAGAAACGAATTTGAAATAGCTGTTTGGACCGTTTCATTTGGTACAAGTGCTGCAATAAATAGAAACAAGAACACGACAATATATACTTCTACAAACCCTAGCACTCCTCCGAGCCAGCCGTTCACTGTTCTTAAGATAGGAAGATCAGCAAGAAAGTCGAGCATCGATCCGATAATTTGCATGAGGATTTTGGTACCAAAGAACAATAGCGCAAACGCAATACCACTATAATAGGTGGCTTCTAAATTAATCGCTTCAAATACCATCGCAGTTGAAGAAGCTTCGTTTCCAAAGGATGGATATGGGATCCACAGCTTCAGATGAGGCGCAAGATCTTTAAAATACAGATAGGCCACTATAAACGAAACGATGAATCCAACTAAATGAACAACTTGTAGGATCAGCCCTCTACGAAGACCAATAAGAAAACCTCCTACCAACACTATAAAAAGAATGAGATCAACCATCTATCGTTATTCCTCTTCTCTCAGTTTTTTCTTTAAATCTTCAAGCTCTTTCTTAATCATGACGTAATCATTCACAATATTCACCGCTGTTAATACAGCAAGTCGCTTTGTATCTAAATAAGTATTTATTCCTTTAATCTCATTCATCTTCTCATCGACTAATTTCGAGACTTCAAGGATATGTTGATGACTTTTATCACCGACGATTGTATATTGTTCACCATAGATTTCCACAGTTGTACGAACTTTACCACGACTGTCTGTCACCCCATAAGCCTCCTATCACGAGAAAGAATCCTAACTTGTATCATAGCACGAAAATAAGTGTTTTTGAAATACAGCGCTCCCCAACCATTCTTCTTGGTTAACAGATTCTGATATAATAGGATGCAAGCATAGTTCACAAAGGAGTTTTGTTATGTCACAGGTTGTATTAACTGTATCACCTACCATTATGAATGAAATTAAAAAGAAATACAACAGTCACTTAAGCGATAAACAACCGCCAGGGAGCGTCTTCGTAGCGAAAACGTCAGCCTGTACTATTACAGGCTATAAATCTGGAAAAGTCATGTTTCAAGGGGCAGCTGCAGAGCAAGAAGCCAAACAATGGCAATCGAGCGGAACAGTGAACCCCAAAAAGCCTACTGGATCAAAAAAGAAAACAGTTGGTGACCACCAATATGCCCCTCCGCCCACTATCTCAACACTATCAGCAATCGGAAGTGATGAAGTTGGTACAGGAGATTTCTTTGGTCCAATGACCGTCGTTGCAGCTTATGTTGATCA
This genomic interval carries:
- the polX gene encoding DNA polymerase/3'-5' exonuclease PolX; the protein is MNKKNVIRFLEDIAVYMELKGENPFKISAFRKAARALETDDRSMEQIEDPAELNGIGKGTAAVINEILENGESETLETLKNEVPSGLVPLLKLPGLGGKKLAKLYKELGVIDMATLKNACEAQQIQELPGFGKKSEEKILEAIEEAGKRPERLSIAYMLPLAEKIERQLSELEQIEKFARAGSLRRVRETIKDLDFIIATTASADVSEKLLELEGISKIIVKGDTKITLELDDEYGVSVDFRLVKPEEFASTLHHFTGSQAHNVKMRQIAKKKGEKISEYGVESVETGEVITFENEKEFYGHFGLAYIPPEIREDRGEIEEAEKNKIDLVQLQDIKGDLHMHSTWSDGAYTIEDMAERARDKGYSYIAITDHSQYLKVANGLTPERLREQREEINRLNKKWTDFKIFAGVEMDILPDGTLDYDDQLLAEMDFVIASIHSSFSQDEDTIMKRLETALRSHHVDLIAHPSGRLLGRRNGYALDHDKLIKLAKETGTALELNANPNRLDLAAEWLQKAQDNHVKIMINTDAHHMDMLEHMEIGVAAGRRGWLRKESVLNTYTPKDLEAFFHRHH
- a CDS encoding CvpA family protein, with the translated sequence MVDLILFIVLVGGFLIGLRRGLILQVVHLVGFIVSFIVAYLYFKDLAPHLKLWIPYPSFGNEASSTAMVFEAINLEATYYSGIAFALLFFGTKILMQIIGSMLDFLADLPILRTVNGWLGGVLGFVEVYIVVFLFLFIAALVPNETVQTAISNSFLAESIVKHTPVLTEQIKDLWSTHVA
- the zapA gene encoding cell division protein ZapA produces the protein MTDSRGKVRTTVEIYGEQYTIVGDKSHQHILEVSKLVDEKMNEIKGINTYLDTKRLAVLTAVNIVNDYVMIKKELEDLKKKLREEE